In Pectobacterium actinidiae, the DNA window ATCACCGTGTTGGCAAACGGTGACTGGCTGCTGCCAGTATTCTACTGCCGCGTTCAGCCGGGTGAGAAATGGGTTGGCAACGATGATGACAGCGCCGTGAAAATTTCCAGCGATCAGGGGAAAACCTGGCAGGAATATCCGGTGCCAAACAGCACGGGCTGCGTGCATATGAACATCACCCCGTTGCTGGATGGCACACTGTTGGCGCTGTACCGCAGCCGCTGGGCGGATTTCATCTACCAAAGTCATTCAACGGACGGCGGTAAAACCTGGTCAGATCCCGTGCCAACCGATTTACCGAACAACAATTCGTCCATTCAGGTGACGACGCTGCAAAACGGCCATCTGGCGCTGGTGTTCAATCACATGAGCGCCGCTGATGCCACCGAGCGCCGTCTGTCGCTGTACGATGAAATCGAGGATGAAGAAGACAAAGCCAGCAATGCCAAAATGCCGGAAGTGCAAGCCGGTGGTCGTAGCGCCTTCTGGGGTGCGCCGCGAGCCCCGATGACACTCGCCATTTCGGAAGACGGCGGTAAGAGCTGGCCGTGGCAGCGTAATATCGAAGTGGGCGACGGCTACTGCATGACCAATAATTCAACCGAGAAGCTGAACCGCGAGTTCTCTTACCCCAGCGTCAAGCAAGCGCAGGACGGTAAGCTGCACGTGGCGTTCACCTACTTCCGTCAAGCGATCAAGCACGTCGTGGTAAGCGAGGAGTGGGTCAAAGCGAACTAAACCGCGCTCAGCCCGTACAAAACTATTTGCGAAACGAAAACGGTGATAATGGGATAGAAGAGTAAAGCGTCCGCGCCAAGGATGGCGCGGCTCGAGCTTACAGGGACGTACTTGCAGCGTCTTTACGATCTACCCATTACCACCGCCCGACGTACCTTGTCAGCAGGGGGGATATCCCTGCTATACCCGGGATATGATTATGATTGCAGGAAACCTCAACACCCTCAAACTCGCCACGCTGCCCGATGCACTGTGGACCATTCTGTCCGCACCGGGCATGTCGTTAGCTGAACTGAATGCGCTGCCCGAAGGCCGTTATCAGCCGGAAGGCGCCGAATGGTTCTACAACATCGGCACCGTGAACACCGCACCGCGCGCCACGCGACATACCGAATTCCACAGCAACTATCTCGATATTCAACTGATTCTGGAAGGCGAGGAGATTATCGGTTACGGTCTGAATGATGTGCATGGTCAGCCCGCGACTGAACGTAAGCCGGATCTCTATATTCTGGATAATCCTCAGGTGCCGCATCAGATCCACCTACAGGCAGGCGACTTTGTCACGTTTTATCCGGGCGAAGCCCATCAGGCACTGTGTGCGATTAACGACAGCCCTGCACCGGTCAAAAAAGCCGTGTTTAAAATCCCCGTAACGTTGTTGCAATAAGAACAGTTATACCCTAAATAATTCGGGTTGCAGGCAGGCGGCAACCGCGCGAATCCCCAGGAGCTTACACAAGTAAGTGACTGGGGGAAAGTAAGGGAAGCCAACGCACATGCAGCTTGAAGTATGACGGGTATATAAGGAGACGTATTTCATGTCATCTACAGCCCCTAAACACGCGCTAATTACCGGTAGCAGCTCAGGGATCGGTGCCGCCATCACACAAAAATTACTGGCGGAAGGCTGGCGGGTAACAGGTCTGTCACGCAAGCCGGGTGACTATTCACATCCAAATTTTACCCACCGCGCAGTGGATATCATGGATACGCCCGCGCTGACGGCCATTCTGGACGAGATTACGCAGGTTGATGCCGTCATCCATGCCGCTGGCATTATGAAAGCAGCCCCGCTCGGTCAGCTTTCGCTGGAAGACGGTGAAACGCTATGGCGCTTGCATATCAACGCGGCACAGGTGCTTGCCGATCGTCTGGTCGATAAACTGCCGCAGGGTGGAAGAATTGTACTGCTGGGCAGCCGCACGTCCAGCGGTTCGGCAGGACGTAGCCAGTACGTCACAACCAAATCCGCGATGATCGGCATGGCGAGAAGCTGGGCGGCAGAACTGGCCCCACGCGGCATTACGGTAAACATCGTCGCGCCAGGCGCCACAGAAACCCCGATGTTGACCATGCCGGGGCGGCAAAGTTCTCCGCCGAAGCTGCCGCCAATTGGGCGCTTCATCCAGCCACAGGAAGTGGCCGATCTGGTAGGCTATTTGCTCTCCCCTTCTGCGGCAGCCATTACCGGCCAGCAGTTGGTGATGTGTGGTGGTGCATCGCTGTAATCTGATACACAGGAATAGCGGCATGATTTATCACAGGACAGTTGCCGCTTATTCCACACCTATCCCCGTCATACTTCAAGTTGCATGTGCGTTGGCTGCGTTCGTTACTCGGCTCATCCATGAGCCTCGCCCTAAAGGGATAACGCTTCGCGTTATTCAAAACGTTCTCGTTTTGTCCTGAAACTCGAATTATTTGGGGTATAGATAAATTATCGCTAAGTAAATGAGGAAGACGGCATCTTGTTATGCCGAGGTTTTTATTTTCCTTAATTTCCAATAAAGAATAAATAGCCCGCCCCCAAAGAAACATTCAAAAAAATTATTATTTATAGATAAAAAACAATAAGATAATCATTCCAGCCATAGTTATATCTTCTTTAGCAAGAGAATATTCAGGAGAAACCAAGTTAATTAAAGAAAATAAATTTTTCTCTTCCTACATTCCCCATCTAGCTTATGTCAAAAAACTCTTTATCAAGCGCGGCACGCCTCCTTACTCTCAGAAAAGTAATATTTTCACCCTGATATTTTATCTGGCTGCACACAGCCCTAACACATTGACGGACAGGTCATTATGCATAATAAAAGTCATACAATTCGCCCTCTTCACTCTGGGAACGCTTTACGCCGTAAATGGCTTGGTTTGACAGTCGCCAGCGCGGTGTTGTTGTCGGGACTCGGTCTGCCAGCTCTGGCACAAGCGGAAGGACAGCTGCGTATCGCGCAGCAATTCGGCATCGTTTATCTGCTGCTGAATGTCGCGCAGGATCAAAAGCTGATTGAGAAACAGGGCAAGGAAGAAGGACTGGATATCAAGGTCGAGTATCTGCAACTTTCCGGTGGCGCCGCGGTGAACGATGCTTTGCTCTCCGGCTCGGTAGATATTGCCGGAGCAGGCACCGGACCGCTATTTACGCTGTGGGATCGTACCAAAGGGCGTCAGAATGTCCGCGCCGTGGTAGCAACCGGCAACTTCCCGTATTACCTGATCAGTAATAACCCTAACGTCAAAACCATTGCAGACCTGACGGACAAAGATCGCATCGCCATTCCTGCGGTCGGTGTCTCCGTGCAATCACGTTTCCTGCAACAGGCCTCCGCCGAGTTGTGGGGCGATAAAGCCTATAATCGTCTGGATAAACTTCAGGTCGCCATTCCCCATCCAGAAGCTACCGCCGCCATTATCAGCGGCGGAACGGAAATCACCACGCACTTTTCCAACTCCCCTTTTCAGGAACAAGCGCTGGCAGGCAACCCCAAGGCGCATATTATTCTGAACTCCTATCAAGTCACCGGTGGGCCAAACTCACCAGTAGTACTCTACGCCACTGAAAAATTCCGCCAGGACAATCCACGAACCTATCGCGCCTTTGTTAATGCCATCGCGGAAGCAGCAGATTTCGCCAGCGCGCACCCTGAAGAGGCCGCTGACGCCTTCATCCGCGTGACAAAATCGCGTATCGATCGCGAGCTATTGCTGAACATTCTGAAAAGCCCGGAGGTGTCGTTCAGTGTGACGCCGCACAATACCTTGCAGCTTGGTCAATTCCTGTATCGCGTTGGAGCGATTAAAAACAAACCGGAATCCGTCAAAGACTACTTCTTCGACGATAAGCACGTCGACGCAGGCAGCTAATCACATCGCGTGTGGCGAGCCTGCATGAGAAAGATGCAGGCTTGCTCAGATCCCTTCTTCCCCCCCTCGGCCTTCCATCATCAGTCTGGCAGCTATCGCTGCATGTTAGTAAAAAATAAAATAACAGTAATTTTTGATGAATTAATCTCAGACTAAATATTTTTAAATAAGTATCCCCATGAAAATACTAGCTAATAAAAAAACACCAGAAAAAATTAATAATACGCTTTATATCTAATAGCAGTAACAGTAACGCTCTCACCTTGAATAAAAAAAACACAGAACTATACTGGAAAAAAATCACTTTTAACCACCATGCGACATTAATTTAACACTACACATAGAAAACTAAGGAAGGTATTTATGGACTGCAACGACAAGATTAAGAAAATAATAGAAATGGAATTGTTTGATACCCGATCCAGGCATCATATTTCATCACGTGATTATGTGGATTTAACGGTAAAGAGAATGAGAGTTATTTTTCATGAAGGATTGATTAATAACGATATGTGGCTAGGGCAAAACAAGCAATCAAAGTTTGAGGAACTCTGCCAGAATATCGCTTTGTTCGGTACTCTGGATCTGTCACTAGGCATCTCTCTCGCCGCACACCTTATCGCGGGAAATGTGATATTGACGCAATCCAGCCCTCAACAGATAAGTCAGTATCGTGATGAAGTAATTAACTTAGACAGGATCTATTCTTTCTGCTGTACAGAAATAGCCTGTGGCACGAACTTACGCAACATAAAAACAACGGTAACCTACGATCATACTCAAAAAAGGCTGTTTCTCCATTCCCCCACTCCTGACTCTTATAAATTCTGGATAGGCAATGCCCTTTATTCTGCCACCGTCGGAATGGTGCTTGCGAGGCTTATTGTTAACAATCGTGACGAGGGCATTCACTGGTTTCGAGTGCCTCTACGCGATGAAGAAAATGGCAGTCTGCTACCGGGGATCCGGGCTATTTCCTGCGATCCTAAAGGCGGTGTGGAAGGCTATCAGATTTCGGGCATTCGGTTTGATCAAGTCAGCTTACCACCTGACGCAATGATGCAACGTCATGCTGAGATTACGCAACAGGGAACATTTTATAGTCAGTTTTCAAAATCCCAACGTTTTGCCTCACTGTTTGAGACATTTTTACAAGAGCGTATTTTTCCATTAAGTAGTGGTAGCCTTTCAGCAGCCGTTGCTCTTTATATTACTTATAAATTCTCCGAACATCGTGTCACATCATTGAAACCGACATATCAAACCTTAATTATGGAGCCATTATTCTGCCAAAGGCTCTACCCAGAGTTATTAAAAGCATTTTCACTACATGTTTTAAATAAGGTTATAATTCATCAATTCAAAAAAAACTGGGACGATAAAAGCACACATAAAAAATTGCAAATTTTAGTCGCTGTTGGTAAGTATCTAGGGTCATCATTAGGATTAGACATCCTACGTAAATGCCGAGCAATGTGTGGGGCACAAGGTTTACACCACTATAACCAGATTATGTCTATGCAAATTGACTATGAAGCTAATATTACTTTTGCAGGCGACAACTCCGTCATGTCTTATCAAATAGCCAAATATATGATCGGACTCGATAGATTCAAAAACGATGATGTTGTACCCCAAAATATTGCGCAAGAGGTAGAAAAGAGCGTTGTTGCCGATTGTCATCAACGTCGATTTACCCATGCAGAGGCACAGGCTCTCACCTATACCTATGCCTTGGATCTTATTATTCAGGAAATACAAGAAAACAGGATTGTGGATAAGGAAATACTTCAAGATCTTAGTAATAGCTTTATCCCTTACATGTTGGAAAAACAGTCTTTTAACATTATTACTCCAACGATAGAGAAGATAAACTATTTGATGAAGATCCTTACTCCTCCCATTGAGTTGATCACGGCGCCGATAATCAACCAAAACTACACCGAGATATTTACCTCAGAGTTATACACGACATCATAGTTCATTATTTAAACCTGCATTATTACTTATGGATAAATATATCATGGACATATCAAAATCAAATATTGAATACAATGATGATATTTCAAGAGCAAAAATAATAAGAAAAGTCATCATTGATCATGGAAAAGTGCTACGAAAAAGACATCCGATTCTTAACCATCAGGATTTACTAGGATTTAGCGCATGCACTGCGATTACAGTTATTATATTACTAAGCTCTTTATGTTATCTTTATGGGTATATTCCTTGGTGGGTTTGTTTGATAATAAATACCATATGTATCTCTATCGCGCATGAAATTGAACATGATTTAATACACAATCTGTATTTCAGAAAAAACCGATTTATACATCACATAATGATGGCGATCGTCTGGTTAATGCGCCCAAGTACAGCCAGCCCTTGGATGCGCCGCGACGTACATTTACTGCATCATCAGGTATCAGGATCTGAAAATGACGTGGAAGAGAAGTTCTTGGGAAATGGACGAAAATGGGGACTTCTTCGGATTTTAATGCTCAGTGATTT includes these proteins:
- a CDS encoding acyl-CoA dehydrogenase family protein codes for the protein MDCNDKIKKIIEMELFDTRSRHHISSRDYVDLTVKRMRVIFHEGLINNDMWLGQNKQSKFEELCQNIALFGTLDLSLGISLAAHLIAGNVILTQSSPQQISQYRDEVINLDRIYSFCCTEIACGTNLRNIKTTVTYDHTQKRLFLHSPTPDSYKFWIGNALYSATVGMVLARLIVNNRDEGIHWFRVPLRDEENGSLLPGIRAISCDPKGGVEGYQISGIRFDQVSLPPDAMMQRHAEITQQGTFYSQFSKSQRFASLFETFLQERIFPLSSGSLSAAVALYITYKFSEHRVTSLKPTYQTLIMEPLFCQRLYPELLKAFSLHVLNKVIIHQFKKNWDDKSTHKKLQILVAVGKYLGSSLGLDILRKCRAMCGAQGLHHYNQIMSMQIDYEANITFAGDNSVMSYQIAKYMIGLDRFKNDDVVPQNIAQEVEKSVVADCHQRRFTHAEAQALTYTYALDLIIQEIQENRIVDKEILQDLSNSFIPYMLEKQSFNIITPTIEKINYLMKILTPPIELITAPIINQNYTEIFTSELYTTS
- a CDS encoding ABC transporter substrate-binding protein, with product MHNKSHTIRPLHSGNALRRKWLGLTVASAVLLSGLGLPALAQAEGQLRIAQQFGIVYLLLNVAQDQKLIEKQGKEEGLDIKVEYLQLSGGAAVNDALLSGSVDIAGAGTGPLFTLWDRTKGRQNVRAVVATGNFPYYLISNNPNVKTIADLTDKDRIAIPAVGVSVQSRFLQQASAELWGDKAYNRLDKLQVAIPHPEATAAIISGGTEITTHFSNSPFQEQALAGNPKAHIILNSYQVTGGPNSPVVLYATEKFRQDNPRTYRAFVNAIAEAADFASAHPEEAADAFIRVTKSRIDRELLLNILKSPEVSFSVTPHNTLQLGQFLYRVGAIKNKPESVKDYFFDDKHVDAGS
- a CDS encoding YhcH/YjgK/YiaL family protein; this translates as MIAGNLNTLKLATLPDALWTILSAPGMSLAELNALPEGRYQPEGAEWFYNIGTVNTAPRATRHTEFHSNYLDIQLILEGEEIIGYGLNDVHGQPATERKPDLYILDNPQVPHQIHLQAGDFVTFYPGEAHQALCAINDSPAPVKKAVFKIPVTLLQ
- a CDS encoding SDR family NAD(P)-dependent oxidoreductase — its product is MSSTAPKHALITGSSSGIGAAITQKLLAEGWRVTGLSRKPGDYSHPNFTHRAVDIMDTPALTAILDEITQVDAVIHAAGIMKAAPLGQLSLEDGETLWRLHINAAQVLADRLVDKLPQGGRIVLLGSRTSSGSAGRSQYVTTKSAMIGMARSWAAELAPRGITVNIVAPGATETPMLTMPGRQSSPPKLPPIGRFIQPQEVADLVGYLLSPSAAAITGQQLVMCGGASL
- a CDS encoding sialidase family protein, translated to MSSETITVERSGKVHHAEGDAARLDAYIPSECPQNHAANLLHLPNGDVLCVWFGGTQEGIADISIYMSRLAKGSDNWSKAVKLSEDATRSEQNPVLFLAPDNVLWLLYTAQKSGNQDTAIVRYRQSTDLGATWGEIDTLLDQPGTFIRQPITVLANGDWLLPVFYCRVQPGEKWVGNDDDSAVKISSDQGKTWQEYPVPNSTGCVHMNITPLLDGTLLALYRSRWADFIYQSHSTDGGKTWSDPVPTDLPNNNSSIQVTTLQNGHLALVFNHMSAADATERRLSLYDEIEDEEDKASNAKMPEVQAGGRSAFWGAPRAPMTLAISEDGGKSWPWQRNIEVGDGYCMTNNSTEKLNREFSYPSVKQAQDGKLHVAFTYFRQAIKHVVVSEEWVKAN